AGAATCTAATTCTAAGAGCAAGAagcgttttttcaattttttcgattttttaagtcgagtggttcaattgccccgTCGTTTAattgacccccttctcccctacagtgcaatttaacaaaagtcattatttaataaagcaaaattttacttacttaTAGGTCACAATTCACTGCAGTCACAtaatgactgcaaggttgctagttgacgttctaattagcaaattgtatAACTTCatattagttcaaaatttattatcactttaaaaaaccacttaatatctaatagaggtaCAATGTTTTAGTTtagatcatttaaataatttataattgaactaTTACtgcatcaaaatgttaaaaaatcacctaaaaaataaggagttagaccaattgctaattagaccgtcgtagttattatttttattattcaaatttttttttcagattaatCACTTAAGATCAATatcaagtataaaaattcCCGCCCCAGACTTAGACACATCATACATATGTGATCCAAAAAACCGTCTGTCAATAGCCAATAACATATCCCACCGAAAAGGAGTCGGAGATATTGACAAAGttctaaaattatcttcaGATCCATCAAAACAAGATGAATTCCTAAaagaattatcaaaaattcccAACAGAACTGACCCGCGAGTACTAGAATACGGTGACCAGGGTAAGGTTCTGAAAGAAACCAGCACCAGGTCTTACAACTTTAAACCCAAGAGTTTTATGGACCTGGTGAAGAACCTAAAGTTGATCAGGATCGAGAATTTAGGGCCAGTGTCTGGCCCCAAAAGTTACATTTTATTGGGCGACCTTGCCCAGATGGAAGAAGCACTGGTTCAGTTTTCGGTGAGGAAGCTGCTGAAGCAAGGGTTCAAGTTGGTCAGTGTCCCTGATATTTTACCTACGACGGTGATTGAAAGGTGTGGAATGGTGATGGATGGAGAACACCATCTTATTTACACCCTTAATAAAGCTTATGGAGATGTTTGTCTTTCGGGAACGGCGGAAATGGCGCTGGCGATGAAAATGATGAACAAGGTGATAGATGGTGATAGCTTGCCGGTTAAATTGGCAGCGGTTAGTCGGTGCTTCAGAGCAGAAGCTTCTAATAATGTTGAAGAAGCTGGGATTTATAGgtttgtacttttttttaaggaaaaattttgaaataaaataaagtaccCAATACTTGaatacttataaaaatgggaccagtacttgaacatactttttgaattgttgtaatacaaaatccgtatatttattatgagtaatatgcgcatgttataattattcaatgatacagtaattgatttctgtaagttttttcaattataaatcaaaacaattatatttttgttaacgtAAAAGTTGACATGTCGAGAATAGCCGATAAACGccatttttttcatgaaaaaggtacTAAACCGTAAActgaaaaatcaataaaaaaacggtatatcattttaagtaaaaaaaattagtaaaacggttcaccctaaaggccatccctgcaacttcccgctaattccatacctgggcgcttaaaattgtactaatgacgtttatgaaatttttgagctcaaaatataatttatgtgatattttgagctcgctgagctcaaagagatagtatttctatgcatttgagctcttcgagctcaaaagtctgatagaagtttcatagaacactacttttggaattttcaaaccgcaataacttttgaatagatcaaccgattttcacgcggttggcggcattcgacgcagttttatcagcctcataaagaattttcgggttttaattgatcgaaccaaaagTTTCcgagtaatttcgaaaaaacacctttttttcggttttctttcgttcacgacaTCTCtagaacgaattaaccgatttcgaccagcttggtggcgatcgacgtggttttttactgtctagagctgattagtttttggaatcgatcggtggagccgtttaagttatccaaaaaccacatttgaaaaatttttttcttagtttttaagatttctcaaaatctactgatccgaatcggtccaaattatactcaaaatctaagtttggccaagccctttcaaatagCATACTGCTATTTTCTTAGAACAGAAATAATTATGGCTCGAGATTAAATAATCTCGATAAAATCGAGACCAACCGCAATAAAATCggatgagccgttcaaaagttataagcggttcatatacttacacacacacacacacacacacacacacacacacacacacacacacacacacacacggtcATTGTGGGCGctgcgcccatcgacctattagcgttcgagagAGCAAGACTCTACGACGCTAAAATCGGTGGCGAAACATGAAGGaggcaagaacgaggataaaaacggaaacgcagcaagagtggcaggaccgatggacgt
The sequence above is drawn from the Cotesia glomerata isolate CgM1 linkage group LG4, MPM_Cglom_v2.3, whole genome shotgun sequence genome and encodes:
- the LOC123262743 gene encoding serine--tRNA ligase, mitochondrial, with product NKFKSGVRIFNKLFINHLRSISSIKIPAPDLDTSYICDPKNRLSIANNISHRKGVGDIDKVLKLSSDPSKQDEFLKELSKIPNRTDPRVLEYGDQGKVLKETSTRSYNFKPKSFMDLVKNLKLIRIENLGPVSGPKSYILLGDLAQMEEALVQFSVRKLLKQGFKLVSVPDILPTTVIERCGMVMDGEHHLIYTLNKAYGDVCLSGTAEMALAMKMMNKVIDGDSLPVKLAAVSRCFRAEASNNVEEAGIYRVHQFTKVEMFACTSEDKSSKFLEELLEIQENIFQDLGLGFKIIDMPSHELGAPAYRKIDIEGWLPGKNAYGELSSCSNCTDFQSRRLNIKYKDNNNNNEAKYVHTLNGTACAVPRTLIAICETHQLNNGNIEVPEVLVPFMNGKKIIETQNVGEMRTYKFKSR